In the Aridibaculum aurantiacum genome, CATCTTCGTTTCGCTCATCGCATTCATACAATTTTATAAGGCCCGTCATTTCACCTGGAAGTTATTTCTGCCGCTAGCCGCAGCATCCATTCCTATGTCTTTTATCGGGGGCTTAATCAGCCTTGATCAGGATCTCTATAAAAAGATTTTAGGAGTACTACTCCTGTTTGCAGTTCTTCGATTTTTTGGTTTCCGTAAGAATGAGGAAACTGATCGAAAAACTTATTCAACTGTAATAGCTATATTGATTGGAGGTATCATTGGTCTATTATCAGGAATGATCGGGATTGGCGGAGGCATTATCTTGTCGCCGGTGCTATTGTTGCTGAAATGGACGAACCTGAAACAAACAGCTGCTATTAGTGCATTATTCATCTTTGTCAATTCGTTAGCAGGCTTAGCAGGCCAGCTTTATCAAGGGTTAGAATTTTCCACCAACATGTATGCTTTAGTGGCAATAGCAATGGTGGGTGGAATGGCAGGTTCATACTTTGGTGCCCACAAGTTTAACCAGCTAATCTTGAAACGGGTTTTGGCAGGTGTTCTTTTTATAGCAGTGATAAAACTGCTGACAATTTAGTAGTGAATATGAAAGTAAACTTATTGGCTTTTGGAAAGGTTGCTGAAGTTACCGGGAACCATCTAACACTGGAGGAGGAAGTGCATGATACAGATGCCTTGAACACTTTCCTCCTAAGCCATTATCCTGCCTTACATTGCCTTACATATTTGCTGGCTGTTGATAAAGAGATCATACATTCAAATACACAACTCAAAGAAAATGTAACAGTAGCTTTGTTGCCTCCTTTTTCAGGAGGATAGATTATTATTATAGACTAACCAGGAGAGACAACATGAGCAACCCGCAGCCAAAGAACATATTTGTAAATGGACCTATAGATCCTGCGTTTATTGGTGATAGTATAGCAAAACATGCTAGCAAAACAGGTATAGGTGCTCATAGTATCTTCCTTGGACAAGTGCGGAAAGATGTTGTTGACAACAAGCAAGTAGCCGCCATAGATTATACCACTTATGAAGAAATGGCTTTGGAGAAAATGCACGAGATAAGGGAAGCTACTTTTAACAAATTTTCTTTAACCTGCATGCACGTGTACCACAGCCTTGGAAAAGTGGACGCTGGCCAAATATGTTTATTTGTTTTCACTTCATCTAAACACCGCAGGGCAGCAATTGACGCATGTAATGAAGTGGTGGAGCGCATAAAGGCCGAACTGCCTGTTTGGGGAAAAGAGATATTTGTAGATGAAACTTATCAATGGAAGCAGAACAATCCCTGATCAACCTTCATTAAAAAAGTCCCGGCATCATAACAACTTTTCATGGTAAATATTACACCTAAGATCAAAACCTTAAGACAAGCCGTGGCGCAGGCACTGGTAACAGTGTCGAAGCAGGAGACAATAGATGCTATTCAAAACAGGTTGGTGCCAAAGGGTGATGTGTTTGAATTCAGCCGTGCAGCAGGCTTTTTAGCGGTTAAAAAAACAAGTGATGTGATTCCTGACTGTCACCCGTTGCCAATTGAATTCACTTCTATCACACATGCCATTGATGGTCTTTCTATTATCATCCGCGTGGAAGTGCATACAATATACAAAACAGGAGTAGAGGTAGAAGCCATGCATGGCGCTTCTATTACGGCTCTTACCATGTACGATATGTTGAAGCCGCTTGACAAGGAAGTGGAGATTTCCACTATAAAACTGGTAAGCAAAAAAGGAGGGAAGTCTCAACACAAAGATTTTCCTGCAGGGCAATTGCAATGTGCAGTGGTTGTTTGTTCGGATAGTGTGGCTGCAGGAAACGCAGAGGATGTTGCCGGCAAAGCAGTTATAGAAAAACTGCAACAAAGTGGCCTTAGCACCTCCACGTATAAAGTTATTCCCGATGATTTTGATACCATACAACTCACTGCGCGGCAGCTTAGTGGCGAGCACTTCAATATCATCATCTTTACAGGTGGAACAGGTTTATCTAAAAGAGATGTAACACCCGACGCCATAGAACCACTGTTAGATAAACAGATACCGGGCATCATGGAAGCTGCACGAAATTATGGGCAGGAGCGCACGCCGTATGCCATGTTGTCTCGTGGCGTTGCAGGATTCATCAATCATAGTTTGGTGCTGACCTTACCCGGCTCTACCAAAGGTGCAGTAGAAACAATGGATGCACTATTTCCATACATCCTCCATGTATTTCATGTTGCGGAGGGGCTTAGGCATAATGATGATTGATGATGCTGTTTTAACTAACGGCTGTATTTGCTGTAGCAGTTCTAATGGCCCATTTAACTTGCCGCAATGGTACGCGTTACCAGTTCTGATAAATTAGATGCCTGTGGTTTTGCCATCTTTCAATTAATAGCTTTAAACATATTTCTTTCTAAAAAAGAACACTATAAAGCCTTTCCTGCAACAAACACAACAGTTCCTGCAACAATAGCGACAGTCTTACTTCCTCAGGCTCAATAGTTTCGTTTGTTCTAAAACTTAACGATGAAGCCATTTCAGCCTTTGTTTTTGCTGCTGCTGTTTGTGCAGCTTTGCTTCACCCAAAGCGTATTTGCACAACAAAAACTGGATCATATTCTCGATATGGTGCATCACAATCCAGGTGAGCCGCTTACTAATTCTGCGTTCACAGATCCTGCATACCTAAAAACGAACGGCTTCAATGGGCAGGTCATCAACGATTTTACTTTTGCGCATGCTGCCGTAACTTTCGATGCGCTTCAAAAAGATATTTTCCCAAAAGGAACTAAGGAGCGTACCTGGGTAGAAAATGCTGCCGCAAAAGTACGCTCGAACATTGCCAATGCGCACAAAGCTGGTATCAAAGCTTATTATTTTACTGACCTGATAGTCCTGCCAAAAAAGCTGGTGGAGGTGTATGCCGATGAGATTTTGGATGAAAATGGCAAGATCTCGTTAGAGCGGCCAAAGACGATCGAACTTCATCGGCTGATGCTGGATGAGCTATTCCAACAATTTCCTGAGTTAGACGGGCTGGTGATACGTACCGGCGAAACTTATCTCAATAATGTACCCTTCCATACGGGTAATAATCCCATCACCAAGGGCGAACAAAGTCATATAAAACTATTACAACTTCTTAGGGATGAGGTATGTGTAAAGCGAAACAAGAAGATTTTTTACAGAACGTGGTCATTTGGGGGAATGCACGAAGAGCCTGTTTATTATCTGAATGTGACCAAAAACGTTGACCCTCATCCTAATCTTATTTTCTCGGTTAAGCATACGAAAGGCGACTACCATCGCACCTTTGATTTCAATCCTACGCTTGCCATTGGCAATCACCCGCAGGTGGTAGAGGTGCAGTGCCAGCGTGAGTACGAAGGCAAAGGAGCCTATCCTAATTATGTAATGAATGGAGTTATAGAAGGCTTTGAAGAATATGCAACCTCGAAACCGCAGCAAGGGAAAAAAAGCCTGCGGGATATTGCATCCAGCCCCACTTTCAAAGGTGTATGGTCGTGGTCCCGAGGCGGCGGTTGGGTAGGTCCTTATATCTCCAACGAATTCTGGTGCAAGGTAAATGCCTTTGTATTGAGCACCTGGGCCGCTGACCCGTCAATGTCCGAAGAAAAAGCTTTTGAACAATTTATGGATAAGGCCGGCATCACAGGCAGCAGCAGGCAAGCATTCAGAAAATTGAGCCTTTTATCTGCAACAGCTGTCTTAAAAGGTCACAACAGTGCAATGCAGCAGTTTGACCCGGAGTGGGTTTGGTGGATGCGGGATGAGTTTCTCGGCGGCATCAATCCAAACACTAATGGGGCAAAATTTGACTCGGAAGGTGTTTTGTACAAAGCATTTGTTTCTTATGACAGCATGGGCTTGCTTCAAAAAGCTGTTGATGAAAAATTTGAGGCGGTAAAACTTTGGCATCAGGTTGTCAACCTAAGCAAGCAGGTAAAAATGAAAGATAAAGCCGATGAAGAATACGTGCGGCTTTCATCTAACTATGGATTGCTGCTACACAACATTATTGCAGAAGGCTGGAAGATCATGGCGATTGGTTTCCAGGGAGATAAAAACGGAAAGTATAATACCAAAGCACTGGCCGCATCCATTGCTAATTACGACAAACTGTGGCAGCAATACAGGCAATTAAAAGCAGGTAATCCACAGGTCGCTACTCTTTATAAACCCAATGCATTTGTATACGAAGCCCCTGTTTATCATAAAGAAATGGGAATGGATGCGTCAGTTAATAAGTACAGAAAATTAATAAGCAAGTAAGATGCATTATCCTAAGAAAAGGCTGAAAGTATTTGTGGGCCTGGGTTATATCATCCTGGTCATCCTGATGTTTTTGTTGATTCATCTTTTTTTATAACATGTTGTCGCTGCGGATTCTTACCTTCCGCATCAGAAACTGTAAAGAGGAAATTGATAATGAAAACAACCTGGCGAGGCTTCTGTATACGGAGTTTCTTCCTGTTGCAGTTTTTGTTGTTAGTGTTTTCAACCACTGCCCAAAAGCTCATCAGCCCTACACCTGTATTTGAATTGTATAACAGCAGCCACGGCTTGCCAGATATACGAATACGTAACCTATTCCAGGATAGCCAGGGCTACTTGTGGGTGGGTACTATGAACGGCACCTGTCGCTACGATGGCTATAATTTCCAGCGAAACTTCTACGACAACCAGGCGCAAAATGTGCTTAATAGCTGGGCTTATGCAATAACGGAAGACGAAGAAAAGACCATCTGGTTTGGCACACGCGAGGGCATCAGCAATTACAACAGCGTTAAAGAAGAATTTGTAACTGTAAAAGGTCTCCAGGCGCAAGATCATCCTATTTTACAAAGAGGTATTTCCACCTTACTGAACCACGATGGACACCTATATATAGGAACTCCATTGGGTCTTGCTATTTATAATAAACGTTCTAAGAAACTGCAGGTTTTTAAAAATAAGAACCTGAACGCGCCTGTCAGTAGCATAGTTTCTTCTAAAATGGGTGGCCTATGGCTGGCAACACACGAAGGTGTCATCCGGTACAATAGCAATATTTCTTCAGCATCATTTTTCCCAATAAAGCTAAAGTCAAACCCTTATGGAGACAGGATTTGGAGCCTGCTGGAAGTTGACGATCAGCTACTGATTGCTACCGCAGGCAATGGATTGTTGAAATTGCCATTATCGGCTTCTCCGGGAAAAGAGGGAAGCGCCACCCCATTTAATCGTTTTGCAGGAAGTAGTCATCAACTGGATAATGAACAGGTTTTTGATATTCGTCGTGCACCAAATGGCGATATATGGCTGGGGATGGAGCATGGTCTTGGAAAAATATCGGGTGCAAAAGGAAGTGAGCAACTAGTCATTTATCAAAACAACCCGATCAGCAACAAGAGTATCAGCAACAACATTACCTACAAAGTAATGATTGACCGCGACAACAATCTATGGTGTGGTACGGAAGGTGGCTTAAACAAGCTGAACCTCGACATGCTGGCCTTTAATTACCTCACATTCACAGAAAAAGATACACGCGACCAGGTGCGCGGACTGGTTTCTGCAAATGGAAATGATATATGGCTGGGCACTGCTAACCATGGTTTGTTCCTCTTCAATACATCACAGGGTACTACTAAAAAGATACCGCAGCCACACCAAAATATCCGCAGCTTAATGGTAGATGAGGGGCAGGTATGGTCAGGCCACCTGAATGGCATTACTGCAACCAATCAAACAAGCCAAAGCATAAGTAAAACTGCAGCAACTGATCATGCTGTTTTTGCCCTGCTAAAAGACAGGAAAAGAAATATCTGGTTGGGAACCAATAAAGGCCTGCTTCGAATAACACCAGCTGGAGATACCATTGATTATGCACAAAAACCAAGTGTAGATGCCGCCGTTCGCCGTGGTTTTGTTCGATTTGTTTATGAAGATGCAAGCAGCCGTATTTGGTTAGGTTTCGAAAATGGGGGCTGCGGCCTTTTTGATCCTAATACTGAAAAATATGCTCCTGTTATAAGCAGCAACGGCGCATCATTACCAACCACTACTTATTATGGGATAGGCGAGTATCCAACCAATACCTTTTGGCTCGGTTCTGCCACAGGGTTGGTACGTGTACAACTGCAACAGAAACAAGGAAAGCCTGTATTTGATATAAAGAATTTCAATGAACAGGATGGCTTACCCGGTCGGTCGGTAAATAGTGTTCAAGCCGATGGTGTAGGCAACCTGTGGCTGGCGACTCTCCAGGGTGTTGTGAAATTCAATACGAAGAACAACGATTTCAACCTCTACCTGCAAGGTGTGGAGTTTGGAAGTAATGCCGGCAGTAAAACAGCTGATGGTCACCTGCTAATGGGAGCCAATGATGGCTTTGTCATTTTTGATCCATTGGCTATCAAAGAACCTGTACATGCACCAGCTGTACGATTTACCTCTCTAAAATTGCTGAACCAGGTGGTAAACGTGAAGGAGGTGTATGAAGGTGATACTGTATTGACACAACCTCTTTCTGCTACAAAAGAGATAGAACTGAATTACAGAAACAATTTATTCACTATTGGATTTGTAGGACTTCATTTTACCAATCCGGCTGCAAATCACTACGCTTACCGGTTGGTTGGTTTTGATAAAGACTGGATATATACAGATGCCTCCAACCGCAACATTACCTACACCAACCTGGATGCAGGTGATTATGTTTTTGAAGTAAAGGCAGCCAATAGTTCAGGTAAATGGAGCGAAAAAGCAGAAAGCCTGAAGCTGACTATTTTACCTCCACCATGGAAAACCTGGTGGGCGAAGGTGTTATACTTCCTGTTGTTCAATGCCCTCTTGTTTGGTATTATCTGGTACTTCCAGGTACAGACACGCCAGCGTAACCAGCTACGGTTTGAGCAAATGGAGAAAGCGCAGATCCGGAAGATGAACGAGATGAAGACCACTTTCTTTACCGACATCTCACACGAGTTTCGCACGCCACTTTCGCTGATCGTAAGCCCTGTGGAGGAGCTGATAACAGCGCCTGAAATAGAGGGCGAAGCAAGAACAAAACTGCGCATGATCCATAACAACTGTAAAAAGTTGTTGTCGCTGATCAACGAGCTGATGACTTTCCAGAAGATGGAGGAGGATAAACTGCAGCTATTGCCTGCGCGGCACGATGTGGTAGAATTTACCAAAGAAGTGTTTGCCAATTTTGACCTGGTGGCGCAGCGTAACAAACTCCGGTTTTTATACAGCTGCAACGTGGAGCGGCTGGTAGTTTCTATTGATAAGCCTAAGCTGGAGATCGTGCTGAACAACCTGCTGTCAAATGCATTTAAGTTCACACCTGCCGGTGGGGAGATCCGTTTGGATGTTGAGCTACAACAGGAGCCTGCCGCTGAAACTGCTTACCTGCAAATAAAGGTTTCTGATACAGGTAGAGGCATCACAGCCGAAGAACAGGCCCGGCTTTTCGAAAGATTTTTCTCGCAGAACAATAGCCATGGAACAGGTGTAGGATTATATCTCACCAAGAAGATCGTTGAGCTTCACAATGGACAGATATCTGCTGTTAGTCAACCCGGTGTTCGTACCATATTTACCGTTACACTGCCGGTAGAGCGGGTAATACCTGAAGAGGTAGCGCAGCCAGCAGAGCCGGTCTATCAACCAGATTTTGTGACCACGGCACAGGCAGTGGTGGTAGCAGGCGAAAAACAACACGATGCTGACCGTCCTACCATTCTGCTTGTAGAAGATAACGTAGAGGTACTAGATTACCTGGACATGCTGTTCAGCAGCGAATACAACATTATTAAGGCTGCTAATGGGGTGGTGGCGCTGCAACACCTTGAGACAGAGCAGCCAGACCTGGTGATAAGTGATGTGATGATGCCAGAGATGGACGGCATTACCTTGTGTAAGCGGATTAAAACCGCCGTCGAGACCAGCCACATACAGGTGATACTGTTAACTGCACGTGCTACCATAGATAACAAAATGGAAGGCCTGCAAACCGGTGCAGACGATTATATAGCCAAGCCTTTCCACCCGGAGGTGCTTAAGATAAAAGCACGCAACCTTATTGAAACCCGCCGTAAGCTGGTAGACAAATACAAGACCCAGCAGGAACCGCTTCCTGTTACCATTTCCGAAAACCCGCTGGATAAAGAATTCCTGGAGAACGTGCACAACGCTATTGAAGCTAATCTTGGCGACGACAGCTTTGGTGTGGAAGAACTGGGCAAAGCTGTTTTCATGAGCCGCAGCCATTTGTTTAGAAAGATGAAAGCGCTGACGGGGCAAAACCCGCTGGATGTCATCTACGGCCTTCGACTGAAGAAAGGTATGGAGCTGCTGCTGGAGCGCCGCAGCAGCATTTCAAATATTGCTTACGAAGTAGGATTTAAGAGCCCTTCCGCTTTTTCGGCGGCGTTCAAAAAACAATATGGCAAAACGCCTTCTGAATATGTGAATGCACTTATTCAGCAGGAAAAAGCTTGATCATCATTAAAAACATCCAATCTGAAACAAAATAGGGGTCATCTGCAACAAAAAGGGAGCTGCCAGTAACCTCAGAAGTCGATTTTGCAGATGAATTACAACACGATCACGATTTGCTATGCCTTCTGCTAAACCATACCTGCTTCTTTTACTGCTGATGCCGCTCTTTGGGCTGGCGCAGGTAAATATTACCTGCTATGTGTCGGCCACCGGTAGCGATAAGAACAATGGCAGCATCAACCAACCTTTTGCAACAGTAGAAAAAGCCATTGCTCATATAAAGCAGCAAAAGCCAGCCGCAACGAAGGCTAACATTATAATCAGGCAGGGCACCTACTGGTTGAAAAAATCTATTGAAGTTCCTGCTGCAGGTTTTGCACCACATCTTACCATCAAAGCTTACAATGGCGAAAAAGTAACGCTTACAGTTGCCACGCCATTACCTGCTGCACAATGGAAGCCACTTAGCAAGCAGGTTTATGCACGTTTGCATCCTTCCGTAGATGGGCGAAAGCTGTTAGAATTTGATGTTTCTAAACTTACAAACGAGCGGCTAAAAAGATTTTCTCCAGATCCTTCTTTTATGGAAGCCTGGCCTTCAATTGATCTGTACGCAAACCAAAAGCGGCAGCCAATAGCGCAGTGGCCTAATGAGCAGGAGCAACTTCGTAAACAAAATGAAACAGGCTGGGCAACCTATAACGGAGCTAAAAATAACACCACGTTTTTATATGCAGCAGGTGGTAGACCTGAAGATAAGGACACTACAAATGAACTGGAACTGGATGGTACCAACCGCGCCACCCGTTGGATGAACGCCTTGAACACTGGCCATGAGATCTGGCTGAAAGGCTTTTGGCGTGTGCCCTGGGGGCCTATCACCAGCAAAGTGAAGCAGATGGATAATACTTCCATTGAGCTGGTAGAGCAACCGCGTGATGGAATGGGTTCTAAATATTCTAAAATTGCCAGCACTAGTCCATTGTGGCGTGTAGGTTCTGGTATAGAAAAATGGAAACTCATCAATGCATTGGAAGAGATAGACCAGCCAGGAGAATGGGCACTGGATGTAAAAGATCAGAAAATCTATTACTACCCATCTATTACAGCTAAGGCTTTATCAGTAGAAATTGTGGCTGATACGATGCCGGTTTTTCATTTTAAGGATGCCAGCAACATCAGCATCGAAGGGCTTACCATCAGGGGAGCACTTTCGCAAGCTGTGCGTTTAGAAGATTGCAGCAACATAACGATAGCTGGTTGTACTATTTTCAATACAGGTGGAGCAGGCATCTATGCCCGCGGCGGTATCAACAACACCATCACCAGCAATACCATTTACGAAACAGGCGCGGCAGGCATTGTAATGGAAGACCAAGGAGATCGGAAGAAATTGATTGTCTCAAACAGCACCATTCACAACAACCATATTTATAACATTGGCAAGCTTACGTTTAGCGAAAGCATCCAGCTGGCAAACAGTGTAGGTGTGAAAGTAAGTAACAACCTGCTGCACGATCTGCCGAAGAGTGCTATCCGTACCGATCTAATCAACAACTGCATTTTTGAGTTTAACGAGATACACAATATTGCCCTGCAGGAAGCTGACAATGGTGCCTTTTACAACTATGGCGGCTGGTCAACCTATGGCAACGTTTTTCGCTTCAATTTTATACACCACATAAACCGCAGCAATGGCTTGTACTGCGATGATGGTGATAGCGGCGACA is a window encoding:
- a CDS encoding TSUP family transporter — encoded protein: MSVIEPVLIFYFALVAVAFFYASVGHGGASGYLALMAIFNMAPDVMRPTALVLNIFVSLIAFIQFYKARHFTWKLFLPLAAASIPMSFIGGLISLDQDLYKKILGVLLLFAVLRFFGFRKNEETDRKTYSTVIAILIGGIIGLLSGMIGIGGGIILSPVLLLLKWTNLKQTAAISALFIFVNSLAGLAGQLYQGLEFSTNMYALVAIAMVGGMAGSYFGAHKFNQLILKRVLAGVLFIAVIKLLTI
- a CDS encoding MoaD/ThiS family protein, with protein sequence MKVNLLAFGKVAEVTGNHLTLEEEVHDTDALNTFLLSHYPALHCLTYLLAVDKEIIHSNTQLKENVTVALLPPFSGG
- a CDS encoding molybdenum cofactor biosynthesis protein MoaE codes for the protein MSNPQPKNIFVNGPIDPAFIGDSIAKHASKTGIGAHSIFLGQVRKDVVDNKQVAAIDYTTYEEMALEKMHEIREATFNKFSLTCMHVYHSLGKVDAGQICLFVFTSSKHRRAAIDACNEVVERIKAELPVWGKEIFVDETYQWKQNNP
- the moaCB gene encoding bifunctional molybdenum cofactor biosynthesis protein MoaC/MoaB produces the protein MVNITPKIKTLRQAVAQALVTVSKQETIDAIQNRLVPKGDVFEFSRAAGFLAVKKTSDVIPDCHPLPIEFTSITHAIDGLSIIIRVEVHTIYKTGVEVEAMHGASITALTMYDMLKPLDKEVEISTIKLVSKKGGKSQHKDFPAGQLQCAVVVCSDSVAAGNAEDVAGKAVIEKLQQSGLSTSTYKVIPDDFDTIQLTARQLSGEHFNIIIFTGGTGLSKRDVTPDAIEPLLDKQIPGIMEAARNYGQERTPYAMLSRGVAGFINHSLVLTLPGSTKGAVETMDALFPYILHVFHVAEGLRHNDD
- a CDS encoding hybrid sensor histidine kinase/response regulator transcription factor codes for the protein MKTTWRGFCIRSFFLLQFLLLVFSTTAQKLISPTPVFELYNSSHGLPDIRIRNLFQDSQGYLWVGTMNGTCRYDGYNFQRNFYDNQAQNVLNSWAYAITEDEEKTIWFGTREGISNYNSVKEEFVTVKGLQAQDHPILQRGISTLLNHDGHLYIGTPLGLAIYNKRSKKLQVFKNKNLNAPVSSIVSSKMGGLWLATHEGVIRYNSNISSASFFPIKLKSNPYGDRIWSLLEVDDQLLIATAGNGLLKLPLSASPGKEGSATPFNRFAGSSHQLDNEQVFDIRRAPNGDIWLGMEHGLGKISGAKGSEQLVIYQNNPISNKSISNNITYKVMIDRDNNLWCGTEGGLNKLNLDMLAFNYLTFTEKDTRDQVRGLVSANGNDIWLGTANHGLFLFNTSQGTTKKIPQPHQNIRSLMVDEGQVWSGHLNGITATNQTSQSISKTAATDHAVFALLKDRKRNIWLGTNKGLLRITPAGDTIDYAQKPSVDAAVRRGFVRFVYEDASSRIWLGFENGGCGLFDPNTEKYAPVISSNGASLPTTTYYGIGEYPTNTFWLGSATGLVRVQLQQKQGKPVFDIKNFNEQDGLPGRSVNSVQADGVGNLWLATLQGVVKFNTKNNDFNLYLQGVEFGSNAGSKTADGHLLMGANDGFVIFDPLAIKEPVHAPAVRFTSLKLLNQVVNVKEVYEGDTVLTQPLSATKEIELNYRNNLFTIGFVGLHFTNPAANHYAYRLVGFDKDWIYTDASNRNITYTNLDAGDYVFEVKAANSSGKWSEKAESLKLTILPPPWKTWWAKVLYFLLFNALLFGIIWYFQVQTRQRNQLRFEQMEKAQIRKMNEMKTTFFTDISHEFRTPLSLIVSPVEELITAPEIEGEARTKLRMIHNNCKKLLSLINELMTFQKMEEDKLQLLPARHDVVEFTKEVFANFDLVAQRNKLRFLYSCNVERLVVSIDKPKLEIVLNNLLSNAFKFTPAGGEIRLDVELQQEPAAETAYLQIKVSDTGRGITAEEQARLFERFFSQNNSHGTGVGLYLTKKIVELHNGQISAVSQPGVRTIFTVTLPVERVIPEEVAQPAEPVYQPDFVTTAQAVVVAGEKQHDADRPTILLVEDNVEVLDYLDMLFSSEYNIIKAANGVVALQHLETEQPDLVISDVMMPEMDGITLCKRIKTAVETSHIQVILLTARATIDNKMEGLQTGADDYIAKPFHPEVLKIKARNLIETRRKLVDKYKTQQEPLPVTISENPLDKEFLENVHNAIEANLGDDSFGVEELGKAVFMSRSHLFRKMKALTGQNPLDVIYGLRLKKGMELLLERRSSISNIAYEVGFKSPSAFSAAFKKQYGKTPSEYVNALIQQEKA
- a CDS encoding right-handed parallel beta-helix repeat-containing protein codes for the protein MPSAKPYLLLLLLMPLFGLAQVNITCYVSATGSDKNNGSINQPFATVEKAIAHIKQQKPAATKANIIIRQGTYWLKKSIEVPAAGFAPHLTIKAYNGEKVTLTVATPLPAAQWKPLSKQVYARLHPSVDGRKLLEFDVSKLTNERLKRFSPDPSFMEAWPSIDLYANQKRQPIAQWPNEQEQLRKQNETGWATYNGAKNNTTFLYAAGGRPEDKDTTNELELDGTNRATRWMNALNTGHEIWLKGFWRVPWGPITSKVKQMDNTSIELVEQPRDGMGSKYSKIASTSPLWRVGSGIEKWKLINALEEIDQPGEWALDVKDQKIYYYPSITAKALSVEIVADTMPVFHFKDASNISIEGLTIRGALSQAVRLEDCSNITIAGCTIFNTGGAGIYARGGINNTITSNTIYETGAAGIVMEDQGDRKKLIVSNSTIHNNHIYNIGKLTFSESIQLANSVGVKVSNNLLHDLPKSAIRTDLINNCIFEFNEIHNIALQEADNGAFYNYGGWSTYGNVFRFNFIHHINRSNGLYCDDGDSGDMFYNNIVHDAIEAIKFGGGHDNIARNNLIINSKSQNIDDRGINRNYKLNTPYEARLQEMKPYEEPWKSYGEQLKQQYEVTHHLWKDILKEDWKPEYPNGSKMIHNVTVASGPFVAPEKGAVTVEGNLQLPSIADAGFYNYALLDLRTDNAAILEKLPSLNTFFLQIGLQKDQYRQQLPTRKETGGLTNRLRAGNLANEDQFIEKKQ